In Aquimarina sp. TRL1, a single window of DNA contains:
- a CDS encoding response regulator transcription factor gives MKKENIRLAIADDETLFRQGIAFILDKETNIDICLQAENGNDLIQQLNDMRELPEIILMDLKMPYLNGVETTKEVRKKFPDIKIIALTSYYSKPFISNMIRQGAVAYLAKNASPTKVIDTINQVALKGFYYDDNVMSIIQEASLKADKSKKYDEEFLTKREREVLKLICEQKTTIEIGEQLFISPRTVDGHRNNLMIKTGSKNIAGLVIHAIEHQIFMSNLEL, from the coding sequence ATGAAAAAGGAAAATATACGATTAGCCATTGCAGATGATGAGACGTTGTTTAGACAAGGAATCGCTTTTATTTTAGATAAAGAAACCAATATAGATATTTGTTTACAGGCAGAAAATGGAAATGATCTTATCCAGCAACTTAATGATATGAGAGAATTGCCGGAAATAATCCTGATGGATTTAAAAATGCCTTATTTAAATGGGGTAGAAACGACTAAAGAAGTACGAAAAAAATTCCCGGATATTAAAATTATCGCCTTGACGAGTTACTATTCAAAACCATTTATCAGTAATATGATCCGTCAGGGAGCCGTTGCGTATTTAGCCAAAAATGCATCACCAACAAAAGTAATAGATACAATTAATCAGGTGGCTTTAAAAGGCTTTTATTACGATGATAATGTGATGAGCATTATACAGGAAGCATCGCTAAAAGCAGATAAAAGCAAAAAGTATGATGAAGAATTTCTGACCAAAAGGGAACGAGAGGTATTAAAACTAATTTGTGAGCAGAAAACAACCATAGAAATAGGAGAGCAGCTTTTTATTAGCCCGAGAACAGTAGATGGACATCGCAATAATCTTATGATAAAGACAGGATCTAAAAATATAGCAGGTTTGGTTATTCACGCAATAGAACATCAGATTTTTATGAGTAATCTGGAGTTGTAA
- a CDS encoding FAD-dependent oxidoreductase — MLTPLPKTNTDSNSNPIPHVAIFGAGISGLKTAHECIKKGFRVSIYEAREQPGGKCIGFMNSGLPYELTHRQMFSSNPVLLNTLKEISTSEGDNLMTKIEPLPKAQFVWAQKNKTVHFSQKHFNVFTELIYNLKSAWSMLVDGVPIKDVYWFRTRLSAKVIQKSDMNSPVSSYLEYDKRPLLASFLRKVLSSWIAATDNTRTGDILQLLLNKKIPPSSLSPATYSVTLNGPINDTLIIPWYQYLKEQGVNFHFNTALKDIKLSNSKCQYAILDNGVTVQADFFIIAIPPYQTLNILPELKPLLKVESVKSHGFQLHLKKIPSTFKNKSIGIIIDSAWGLSYKLYHSGKYNNTVFAENIQATLSITATRMEHAKGILYHKTLLECNQQEIHDEILAQLGLFSPEFNDCFFNTIQAGPGALIVRKQEANNPKYKNWFKGPEIVDPYGNAAHWLVQNQLENPTCSNGVSTDSCLASNVFIAGEWLNHPQQKWTVPSTIERSMENAQLCVNDVMKEATLV; from the coding sequence ATGTTAACACCATTACCTAAAACAAACACCGATTCAAACAGTAACCCTATACCTCATGTCGCTATATTCGGAGCAGGTATTTCTGGATTAAAAACTGCTCATGAATGTATAAAAAAAGGCTTTCGTGTTTCAATATATGAAGCCAGAGAACAACCCGGAGGAAAGTGTATCGGTTTTATGAATTCGGGATTACCATACGAATTGACACATCGTCAAATGTTTTCGTCAAACCCGGTTCTATTAAATACATTAAAAGAAATATCGACTTCAGAAGGAGACAACTTAATGACTAAAATCGAGCCACTTCCTAAGGCTCAATTTGTATGGGCTCAAAAAAACAAAACTGTTCATTTTTCTCAAAAACATTTTAATGTATTTACAGAGCTTATTTATAATTTAAAATCTGCATGGTCCATGCTTGTTGATGGGGTCCCTATAAAAGATGTTTATTGGTTTCGTACCCGATTATCAGCTAAAGTCATCCAGAAATCTGACATGAATTCTCCAGTTTCCAGCTATTTAGAGTATGACAAGCGCCCTTTATTAGCTTCTTTCTTACGGAAGGTGCTTTCTTCCTGGATTGCAGCAACGGACAATACAAGAACAGGAGATATTCTACAATTACTTTTAAACAAAAAAATACCTCCCTCCTCCTTATCTCCTGCAACATATAGTGTCACCCTAAACGGACCTATCAATGACACACTAATTATTCCCTGGTATCAATATTTAAAAGAACAAGGAGTAAACTTTCATTTTAATACGGCATTAAAAGATATAAAATTGTCAAATTCAAAATGTCAGTATGCTATTCTAGACAATGGAGTCACAGTACAGGCTGACTTTTTTATTATTGCTATCCCTCCATATCAAACATTAAATATCCTTCCGGAATTAAAACCTCTTTTAAAGGTTGAAAGTGTAAAAAGTCACGGTTTTCAACTGCATCTAAAAAAAATTCCTAGTACCTTCAAAAATAAATCAATTGGGATCATAATTGATTCGGCGTGGGGACTTAGTTACAAGCTATATCATAGCGGAAAATACAATAATACTGTCTTTGCAGAAAACATACAGGCAACACTTTCTATAACTGCTACCAGAATGGAACACGCAAAAGGGATTTTGTATCACAAAACACTTCTAGAGTGTAACCAACAGGAAATACATGATGAAATCTTAGCCCAATTGGGATTATTCTCTCCTGAATTTAACGATTGTTTTTTTAATACGATACAAGCCGGACCAGGAGCATTAATTGTCAGAAAACAAGAAGCCAATAACCCAAAATATAAAAATTGGTTTAAAGGACCTGAAATTGTAGACCCTTATGGAAATGCTGCTCATTGGTTAGTGCAAAACCAGTTAGAAAACCCAACTTGTTCCAATGGTGTATCTACCGACTCTTGTTTAGCTTCCAATGTTTTTATTGCTGGAGAATGGCTTAATCATCCTCAGCAAAAATGGACTGTCCCTTCTACAATAGAAAGGAGTATGGAAAACGCACAACTTTGTGTAAATGATGTCATGAAAGAAGCAACACTAGTATAA
- a CDS encoding TlpA disulfide reductase family protein, which translates to MNKKSFWIGFTVGGFLFVLTVIVLYFKFVIQPDISLNQVEVSNLNGTKVELNEYLGKPLVVNYWATWCVPCIKEFPYFEEVKKQVGENVNFIMISDESLAKITKFSESKPYNFKYLKSVKKLSEYGINTRPTTYFYNAQGKLITKHTSNLDSESLKKIIEKIE; encoded by the coding sequence ATGAATAAAAAATCATTTTGGATAGGGTTTACAGTTGGAGGGTTTTTGTTTGTACTTACGGTCATAGTTCTTTATTTTAAATTCGTTATTCAACCCGATATTTCTTTAAACCAAGTTGAAGTCTCAAACTTAAACGGAACCAAAGTTGAATTAAATGAATATTTGGGAAAACCTTTAGTTGTAAATTATTGGGCGACTTGGTGTGTTCCTTGCATTAAAGAATTTCCATATTTTGAAGAGGTAAAAAAACAAGTAGGAGAAAATGTGAATTTCATAATGATTTCAGATGAGTCTCTTGCTAAAATTACTAAATTTTCTGAATCGAAACCTTATAACTTTAAGTACCTAAAAAGTGTTAAAAAATTGTCTGAATACGGTATAAATACAAGACCAACTACTTATTTTTATAACGCTCAAGGAAAACTAATTACTAAACACACGAGTAATTTGGATAGTGAATCTTTAAAAAAAATAATTGAAAAAATAGAATAA
- a CDS encoding GH3 auxin-responsive promoter family protein, with the protein MGILNVIFRYKEITYEKNEITKQQWKTLKKILNLSDKSEFGKRYDFESIDSIEEYQKRVPVMHYEDIAPYWDREGAGEKKVIFNKRPAYFVESSGTTGVKKLIPITKHLIGAIQKCKKTMISIAMQKRRQYNFIAKKHLIICSRIETGKTSGGIPIGMISGLITHKKTPKLIKKLLIPSEETVNCIDLKEKFFRYKQEVIGHKFGTVAGIPASVVELFTYLKENLSKEEYAYCFDDVDLLMTSGVNYRPYKKKLEELLGKNFSYLDSYVSSEGFYGGEAVENPDVFQFFPTVVFFEFIPVKNYWNNDYSKRLLMHELEVEEKYVIAVTTGNGTFSYVLGDVVQLYSKKPLRFKIAGRTLLTLNLVSEKTSITQVENAIAQFTAVHGIVFKEFFLAENYDSDKPSYCWYFEETDFLSKLDKSSEKELCMALDKALCEANPLYDYFLNEIQTMNSSSLHVVPGADIDQWFKEKNSDPIHKKLPRIILDKEIVYAIVKNKKTIV; encoded by the coding sequence ATGGGTATACTTAATGTCATTTTTAGATATAAAGAAATTACGTATGAAAAAAATGAAATTACTAAACAACAGTGGAAAACGTTAAAAAAGATATTGAACCTTTCCGATAAATCAGAATTTGGAAAGAGATATGATTTTGAATCAATTGATTCAATTGAAGAATATCAAAAACGGGTTCCTGTGATGCATTATGAAGATATTGCTCCCTATTGGGATCGGGAAGGAGCCGGAGAAAAAAAAGTGATATTTAATAAAAGACCAGCATATTTTGTCGAATCATCCGGTACTACAGGTGTTAAAAAATTAATTCCAATAACGAAACATCTGATAGGAGCTATCCAGAAGTGCAAAAAGACGATGATAAGTATTGCTATGCAAAAAAGACGGCAATACAATTTTATCGCCAAGAAACATTTAATTATATGTTCTCGTATAGAAACAGGAAAAACCTCAGGAGGTATTCCTATTGGAATGATATCAGGTCTTATCACTCATAAAAAGACTCCTAAACTTATCAAAAAATTATTGATCCCTTCAGAGGAAACGGTGAATTGTATCGATTTAAAAGAAAAGTTTTTTCGATATAAACAAGAGGTGATTGGTCATAAGTTTGGTACAGTTGCCGGGATACCTGCTTCTGTTGTTGAACTTTTTACCTATTTAAAAGAAAACCTCTCGAAAGAGGAATATGCATATTGTTTTGATGATGTTGACCTCTTAATGACTTCGGGAGTTAATTATCGACCCTATAAGAAAAAGCTTGAAGAGTTATTGGGTAAAAACTTTTCTTACCTGGACTCATATGTTAGTAGTGAAGGTTTTTATGGAGGAGAAGCTGTAGAGAATCCAGATGTTTTTCAGTTTTTTCCAACAGTAGTATTTTTTGAATTTATTCCGGTTAAAAACTATTGGAATAATGACTATTCAAAACGATTACTTATGCATGAGCTTGAAGTTGAAGAAAAATACGTTATAGCTGTGACCACAGGAAATGGAACTTTTAGTTACGTCTTAGGAGATGTTGTGCAATTGTATTCTAAAAAGCCACTTCGTTTTAAAATTGCCGGACGTACTTTATTAACACTAAACCTTGTTTCTGAAAAAACGTCAATTACACAGGTAGAAAACGCTATTGCACAGTTTACGGCTGTGCACGGGATAGTTTTTAAGGAGTTTTTCTTAGCAGAGAATTATGATAGTGATAAACCTTCATATTGCTGGTATTTCGAGGAAACAGACTTTTTATCTAAACTCGACAAGTCTTCTGAAAAAGAGTTATGCATGGCACTTGATAAGGCATTATGCGAAGCAAACCCTCTTTATGACTATTTTTTAAATGAAATTCAAACAATGAACTCAAGTAGCCTTCATGTTGTTCCTGGTGCCGATATAGATCAGTGGTTTAAAGAAAAAAACAGTGATCCAATCCATAAAAAACTACCGAGAATTATTTTAGATAAAGAAATTGTTTATGCAATTGTCAAAAACAAAAAAACTATAGTTTAG
- a CDS encoding HNH endonuclease, translated as MTALTPNRIIFNTAKKVYEGELSKSEGINTLVGELNINKGSAQMIIVQIFPKLLDGEQFTRTLSVDLFNSFLKFILEDYGEDRLRNSLSALKMHIDYIKEKGDAKITLRKIYQGYLDNLKTGGTSSLQDEIEQSEIVNQLKDKTKNELASELENSENDTSEKVTINHKSYKRNNKIIALIKILRNFECQICGKYILKKDGLKYVEAAHIIPKHKQGNEHPKNILLLCPNHHKEFDLGNREVINHTEKEIEFKLNGVRYLISLEI; from the coding sequence ATGACCGCATTAACCCCGAACAGAATAATATTTAATACGGCTAAAAAAGTTTATGAAGGAGAATTGTCTAAATCTGAAGGTATAAATACGCTTGTTGGAGAATTGAATATCAATAAAGGCTCTGCACAAATGATAATTGTACAGATTTTCCCAAAACTTCTAGACGGGGAGCAGTTTACAAGGACTTTAAGTGTCGATTTATTCAATAGTTTTTTAAAATTCATCCTTGAAGATTATGGAGAGGATAGATTGAGAAACTCACTATCCGCTCTGAAAATGCATATCGATTACATTAAAGAAAAAGGAGATGCTAAAATAACTTTGCGTAAAATTTATCAAGGATATTTAGATAATTTAAAGACCGGTGGTACTTCTTCATTACAGGATGAAATTGAACAATCGGAAATAGTAAATCAACTTAAAGACAAAACCAAAAATGAACTAGCAAGCGAATTGGAAAATTCAGAAAATGATACTTCAGAAAAAGTTACTATTAATCATAAAAGTTATAAGAGAAACAATAAAATAATTGCATTAATAAAAATACTTAGGAATTTCGAGTGTCAAATTTGCGGAAAATATATTTTGAAAAAAGATGGTTTAAAATACGTTGAGGCAGCTCATATTATTCCAAAACATAAACAAGGTAATGAACACCCTAAAAACATACTATTACTTTGTCCGAATCATCATAAGGAATTTGATCTCGGGAATCGTGAAGTAATAAATCATACAGAAAAAGAAATTGAGTTTAAGCTCAACGGAGTTAGATATTTAATATCCCTGGAAATTTAA
- a CDS encoding amidohydrolase, which produces MKLILLSILISLSSCKKDDNRTGPNQNSEQLYTNGQIYTVNPNQEWADTMLVRDGIIIAIGTNKEVENQASENAEIIDLEGLMVMPGIHDVHLHPLEAASDNFLFVLDAQETAPENYATDIIQAINQNPDSEWILGWGFDIYTLFDATREPIKILDDISTTKPIAIMEQTSHSVWVNSKALELAGINKNSANPVGGIIMKDDNGVPNGLLIDNAGNLIIDLAIASIPNNEQNDYDGLVNYALPELGKNGITSVCDARTYWKRNHHKTWQQAESEGKLTVRANLGLWLYPTEDDAAQISRIRSLYSNDPNSFLKINQIKLYSDGIVINTTSAMEGDYLIDLFNLPTNNGLNYVSQNRISKYIAALEPIGFDFHIHAIGNRGVNEALNAIEQSSNGNGRHRLTHVEYVLPSDYSRFSQLNVTADAQVAGDFTHPENWHETDSLIDSSLNNANIPIKSLVAANARLTLSSDWDVSKLNPFIGIQNAVTRAPQNISLNEAIKAYTINAAYIMRQEHKVGTLEVGKEADFIVLSQNLFDIQPNQIKQTQVLKTYLKGELVYKR; this is translated from the coding sequence ATGAAGTTAATACTTCTGTCGATACTTATTAGTTTATCATCTTGTAAAAAGGACGATAACAGAACCGGACCGAATCAAAACAGCGAACAATTGTACACAAATGGGCAGATTTACACCGTAAACCCAAATCAAGAATGGGCAGATACGATGTTGGTTCGTGATGGAATAATTATCGCAATAGGAACAAATAAAGAAGTAGAAAATCAAGCCTCAGAAAATGCAGAAATCATAGACTTGGAAGGTTTAATGGTAATGCCAGGAATCCACGATGTACACTTGCATCCCTTGGAAGCAGCTTCAGATAATTTTCTATTTGTCTTAGATGCTCAAGAAACAGCCCCTGAAAACTATGCCACTGATATCATACAAGCAATAAACCAGAATCCTGACTCAGAATGGATTTTGGGATGGGGTTTTGACATTTATACACTTTTTGATGCAACCCGAGAACCGATTAAAATTTTGGATGATATATCAACTACCAAACCAATTGCGATAATGGAACAAACGTCGCATTCTGTTTGGGTAAATTCTAAAGCCTTAGAACTTGCTGGAATTAATAAAAACTCTGCTAATCCAGTTGGCGGAATCATTATGAAAGATGATAATGGAGTACCCAACGGATTGTTAATTGACAATGCAGGAAATTTAATTATCGATTTAGCGATAGCGTCCATTCCTAATAATGAACAAAACGATTATGATGGATTGGTAAATTATGCTTTACCTGAATTAGGAAAAAACGGAATTACTTCCGTTTGTGATGCAAGAACGTATTGGAAACGAAATCATCATAAAACTTGGCAACAGGCAGAAAGTGAAGGCAAGCTAACAGTAAGAGCAAATCTTGGGCTTTGGTTATATCCAACAGAGGATGATGCAGCACAAATTAGCAGGATTCGATCATTATATTCAAACGATCCAAACAGTTTCCTGAAAATCAATCAAATCAAACTGTATTCGGATGGAATAGTCATTAATACCACATCAGCAATGGAGGGTGATTATCTTATCGACTTGTTTAACTTACCTACGAACAATGGTTTAAATTATGTCTCCCAAAATAGAATTTCTAAATATATTGCTGCATTAGAGCCTATAGGTTTTGATTTTCATATTCATGCTATTGGTAATCGGGGTGTTAATGAAGCTCTTAATGCAATAGAGCAAAGTAGTAATGGAAATGGGAGGCATAGGTTGACACATGTAGAATATGTTTTGCCATCTGATTATTCAAGATTTAGTCAATTAAATGTAACAGCAGATGCGCAAGTTGCCGGTGATTTTACACATCCAGAAAATTGGCACGAAACCGATTCTCTAATTGACTCATCGCTGAACAATGCTAATATTCCGATTAAGAGTTTGGTAGCAGCTAATGCAAGATTAACATTAAGTAGTGATTGGGATGTAAGTAAATTAAATCCTTTTATCGGAATACAAAATGCAGTAACCCGCGCACCTCAAAATATATCGCTGAACGAAGCTATTAAGGCATATACCATAAATGCAGCTTACATAATGAGACAGGAGCATAAAGTTGGAACACTGGAAGTTGGTAAAGAAGCAGATTTTATAGTTTTAAGTCAGAATTTATTTGATATTCAGCCTAACCAGATTAAGCAAACTCAGGTATTAAAAACATATTTGAAAGGAGAGTTAGTGTATAAACGATAA
- a CDS encoding DUF4952 domain-containing protein: protein MKYLQLLVLFFLSNFCFSQNLECGDLLEQYGIELNKVEFTGCTPGTGQIILEADYKVLGKDSGEIERILIEKFGMGKLKFICCGWEPENGKRGYVDNKQLKAINQDYFFEISMFANTEKKSKKGGIEIEFDRSKIDFNLKVSILEI, encoded by the coding sequence ATGAAATATCTGCAATTACTGGTATTGTTTTTTCTATCGAATTTTTGTTTTTCTCAAAATTTGGAATGTGGAGATTTGCTGGAGCAATATGGAATAGAACTCAATAAAGTTGAGTTCACTGGATGTACGCCCGGAACTGGGCAAATTATTTTAGAAGCTGATTATAAAGTTCTAGGAAAAGATTCCGGAGAAATTGAAAGAATTCTAATTGAGAAATTTGGAATGGGCAAACTGAAATTTATTTGTTGTGGTTGGGAACCTGAAAACGGAAAAAGGGGGTATGTTGATAATAAACAATTAAAAGCAATAAATCAAGATTACTTTTTTGAGATTTCAATGTTTGCCAATACAGAAAAGAAAAGTAAAAAAGGTGGAATTGAAATAGAATTTGACAGAAGTAAAATTGATTTCAATTTAAAAGTTAGCATATTAGAAATATAA
- a CDS encoding class I SAM-dependent methyltransferase, producing the protein MNAAILQREVQDFIHEKSSKPIDISKLILSGSPFSDISSQELAQQIKGRLKAKDKLSLWYHTKGIYYPPSINMEQTSSELTGLYKSKLVSGERLIDLTGGLGIDDYYFSKVINKVTHCELNESLSVIATHNFSALGASNIVTHTGDAISYLQNQEYQYDWIYIDPSRRNDIKGKVFFLEDCLPDVPKHIDLLFSRSTNVLIKTSPLLDIQTGIKSLQFVKEIHCVAVKNEVKELIWVLSKDYIGKVHITSCNITNDQQKLFSFSIEEEVTASCSFSSPKKYLYEPNAAILKSGAFKCVATRYGLDKLHPHSHLYTSDMLIDFPGRRFEIISHAPYHKKNLKANAITKANITVRNFNETVANLRKKLKIKDGGTDYLFFTTDATGAKISIHCKKA; encoded by the coding sequence GTGAATGCTGCTATTCTACAACGAGAAGTGCAAGATTTTATACATGAAAAATCTTCTAAGCCGATTGATATTAGTAAACTTATTCTTTCCGGTAGTCCCTTCTCAGACATTTCTAGTCAAGAGTTAGCACAACAGATAAAAGGGCGTTTAAAGGCGAAGGATAAGCTTTCGCTTTGGTATCATACAAAGGGGATTTATTATCCCCCTTCCATTAATATGGAACAAACTTCTTCAGAACTGACAGGGCTGTATAAGAGCAAATTAGTTTCCGGGGAGCGATTAATTGATCTTACAGGGGGGTTGGGTATTGATGATTATTATTTTTCTAAAGTCATTAATAAAGTAACCCATTGTGAACTCAATGAATCACTAAGTGTTATCGCTACTCATAATTTTAGTGCTTTAGGTGCTTCAAATATTGTTACTCATACAGGAGATGCTATTTCCTATTTGCAAAATCAGGAATATCAATATGACTGGATTTATATTGATCCCTCGAGAAGAAATGATATCAAAGGAAAGGTTTTTTTTCTGGAAGATTGTTTACCAGATGTTCCTAAACATATTGATTTGTTATTTTCGCGAAGTACCAACGTTTTAATAAAAACATCTCCTCTGCTGGATATTCAAACCGGAATTAAGTCACTACAATTCGTAAAAGAAATTCACTGTGTTGCTGTTAAGAATGAAGTCAAGGAGTTAATATGGGTATTGTCCAAAGATTATATAGGAAAAGTACACATTACGAGTTGCAATATTACTAATGACCAACAGAAATTATTTTCTTTTTCCATAGAGGAAGAAGTCACTGCTTCTTGCTCCTTTAGTTCTCCTAAAAAATACTTATATGAGCCTAATGCTGCAATCCTAAAAAGCGGGGCATTTAAATGTGTTGCAACTCGTTATGGACTGGATAAACTTCATCCGCATTCTCACTTGTATACATCTGACATGCTCATTGATTTTCCAGGAAGGCGTTTTGAAATTATATCACATGCTCCCTATCATAAGAAAAATTTAAAAGCTAATGCCATTACCAAAGCAAATATTACTGTGCGGAATTTTAATGAAACAGTCGCTAACCTTCGTAAAAAATTAAAAATAAAAGACGGAGGAACAGATTATTTATTTTTTACCACAGATGCTACCGGAGCAAAAATTAGTATTCATTGCAAAAAAGCGTAA
- a CDS encoding amidohydrolase: MNNKEIIGLRRELHSKAELSNVEYTTASIIKNFIKGHNPTKIIEGIGGTGLAVVYEYPEKGKTITIRCELDALPIQEDTPMDYKSIYKGVSHKCGHDGHMAIVTSLVYWLKNSELNRGKVILLFQPAEETGEGAAKIMSDENYKKLKTDYVFALHNIPKEPLHSIILLESGFSAEVQSFIVKVKGKESHASEPENGINPALCMSEMVRLISKLNVTNPEESSFAILTPVHIIMGQESYGISPGRGELHYTIRTWSSEKMDSLKSTIKKILDETSEDHGIEYELKWLEYFPASKNDQESNIYVRRAAIENEYKITERKYPFKFGEDFGWYSQSTKTAMFGLGAGISTPALHNADYDFPDELIRTGYSMFKSIILNILEEK, encoded by the coding sequence TTGAATAATAAAGAAATAATAGGATTACGAAGAGAACTTCACTCAAAAGCAGAGTTGTCTAATGTAGAGTATACCACAGCATCGATAATTAAAAATTTTATAAAAGGGCATAATCCAACCAAAATAATAGAGGGTATTGGAGGAACTGGTTTAGCGGTGGTGTATGAATATCCTGAAAAAGGGAAAACGATAACGATTCGTTGCGAACTAGATGCGCTTCCAATCCAGGAAGATACCCCGATGGATTACAAATCAATCTACAAAGGAGTTTCTCATAAATGTGGACATGATGGTCATATGGCAATTGTGACTAGTTTGGTGTATTGGTTAAAGAATAGTGAATTGAATAGGGGAAAAGTAATCTTATTATTTCAGCCAGCAGAAGAAACAGGAGAAGGAGCAGCGAAAATAATGAGTGATGAAAATTATAAAAAGCTTAAAACAGATTATGTATTCGCTCTTCATAATATCCCTAAAGAACCACTTCATAGTATTATACTATTAGAAAGCGGTTTTTCTGCAGAAGTACAAAGTTTTATAGTAAAAGTAAAAGGAAAGGAATCACATGCATCGGAACCAGAAAATGGGATAAATCCAGCATTATGTATGTCGGAGATGGTGCGTTTAATTTCAAAACTCAATGTTACGAATCCGGAAGAAAGTTCTTTTGCCATATTGACACCTGTTCATATCATTATGGGGCAAGAGTCTTATGGGATATCACCAGGAAGAGGAGAATTGCATTATACAATACGTACTTGGAGTAGTGAAAAAATGGATAGCTTAAAATCAACAATTAAAAAGATATTAGATGAGACAAGTGAGGATCATGGGATAGAATATGAGTTAAAATGGTTAGAATATTTTCCAGCCAGTAAGAATGATCAGGAAAGTAACATCTACGTAAGAAGAGCAGCTATAGAAAATGAATATAAAATAACAGAGAGAAAATACCCTTTTAAATTTGGAGAAGATTTTGGCTGGTATTCACAGTCAACTAAAACAGCGATGTTTGGTTTGGGGGCAGGGATATCAACCCCGGCATTGCATAATGCGGACTATGATTTTCCTGATGAATTAATTCGTACAGGATATTCGATGTTTAAATCAATAATTCTAAATATTTTAGAGGAAAAATAA
- a CDS encoding sensor histidine kinase encodes MEKKLLAEDSQIIVIILVAITVLLLMAVALIIFFFFSRKKIVAVELDKANLLISYQKDVLHATLETQEEERKRIAQDLHDAISAKLNVVSLSTNMLIDGSLNEQEQKDMMEHILTVTTNTLESSRRLAHNLLPPILENFGLQAALEELCDEFIQSKQLKVDYKITYNNSLEKKEELHIFRIVQEFLNNAVRHGEATEVSLIMEDGKEGIKIKFTDNGKGFDLKEIKKRKGIGLKNIESRIEILKGAIEYFSEKGEGVTFNITIKKI; translated from the coding sequence ATGGAGAAAAAACTGTTAGCAGAAGATTCACAGATTATTGTCATCATTTTGGTGGCTATTACAGTACTATTATTAATGGCTGTAGCATTGATTATTTTCTTTTTCTTTTCAAGAAAGAAAATTGTAGCTGTAGAATTGGATAAAGCTAATCTGCTAATATCCTATCAGAAAGATGTACTTCATGCTACCTTAGAAACCCAGGAAGAAGAACGAAAGCGAATTGCACAAGATTTGCATGATGCAATTAGTGCAAAACTCAATGTAGTTAGTCTAAGTACGAATATGTTAATTGATGGGAGCTTGAACGAACAAGAACAAAAAGATATGATGGAACATATTCTTACTGTGACGACCAATACCCTTGAGAGCTCCAGAAGACTAGCTCATAACTTATTACCTCCAATATTAGAGAACTTTGGATTACAAGCAGCTTTAGAAGAGTTATGTGATGAATTTATACAGAGTAAGCAACTAAAAGTAGATTATAAAATCACGTATAATAACTCGTTGGAAAAGAAGGAAGAACTCCATATATTTCGGATTGTTCAGGAGTTTTTGAATAATGCCGTTCGTCATGGAGAAGCTACAGAAGTCTCATTGATAATGGAAGATGGCAAAGAGGGAATCAAAATCAAGTTTACGGATAACGGAAAAGGTTTTGACCTAAAAGAAATAAAAAAGAGAAAAGGAATAGGGCTTAAAAATATAGAAAGCCGCATTGAAATATTAAAAGGCGCTATCGAATACTTTAGTGAAAAAGGAGAAGGAGTCACTTTTAATATTACAATCAAAAAAATATAG